In one Dehalogenimonas formicexedens genomic region, the following are encoded:
- the rplI gene encoding 50S ribosomal protein L9 produces the protein MKVVLLKDVPTIGKTGQIKEVPDGYARNYLLKSGLASPATKEATTMTKSKLEAESKKQAKIDAELATAAKMLDGLTVAIPGKTGAGSKLYGSVTSADIAGAVQKVTGYELDKRKIELPEPIRSLGDYNVTVRLSSSLSPVVKVKVVPQGS, from the coding sequence ATGAAAGTCGTACTGCTTAAAGACGTCCCCACTATCGGTAAAACCGGCCAGATCAAGGAAGTGCCGGATGGGTACGCCCGTAACTACCTGCTGAAATCAGGGCTGGCCTCACCCGCCACCAAAGAAGCCACTACCATGACCAAGTCAAAGTTGGAAGCGGAGTCTAAGAAGCAGGCCAAGATCGACGCCGAGCTGGCCACCGCCGCCAAAATGCTGGACGGCTTGACCGTGGCCATCCCCGGCAAGACCGGTGCCGGCTCCAAGCTTTACGGTTCGGTTACCTCCGCCGATATCGCCGGGGCGGTCCAAAAGGTCACCGGATATGAATTGGACAAGCGCAAGATAGAACTGCCTGAACCGATCCGTTCGTTGGGTGACTACAATGTCACCGTCCGCCTGTCTTCATCCCTCTCGCCCGTGGTCAAAGTCAAAGTGGTGCCCCAGGGGAGCTGA
- a CDS encoding YgiQ family radical SAM protein has protein sequence MFLPTTKQEIDSLGWDRPDIVLVTGDSYIDSPFVGISVIGKMLAKAGFRVGVIAQPDIHSPADITRLGEPRLFWGVTGGCIDSMIANYTSLKKKRKSDDYTPGCQNTRRPDRASIVYTNLIRQHFKKTVPIVLGGLEASLRRVAHYDYWDDRVRGSILFDAKADYLLYGMAEKAAVELAVALDRDSDPRRVRGLCYISVEADMPLVRENYLELPPLDVVEKDKTAFTDMFHAFYRNNDPITAKGLYQKHGNRYLVQNPPQPSMTQAELDSVFAVGYERTQHPYYERQGKVKALETIKFSILSHRGCYGECNFCAIAVHEGRTVQWRSEESILAEARELTKYPDFTGYIRDVGGPTANMYGFECDRKLKKGVCVAKRCLFPNVCPTLKPDHSKQIELLKKLRKVPGMKKVFVASGIRYDAVLADNQYGEPYLEEVVRHHVSGQMKVAPEHSEPSVLKTMGKPGTESLLNFKASFDRISKAAGKAQFLTYYLIAAHPGCTAADMGKLQQFTAKNLRISPEQVQIFLPAPSTYSSLMYYTGIDPFIGKSLFVEKVLPKKEFQKRIVTGNTNPRR, from the coding sequence ATGTTTCTGCCCACGACCAAACAGGAAATCGATTCTCTCGGGTGGGACAGGCCGGATATCGTTCTGGTTACCGGAGATTCCTACATCGATAGTCCTTTTGTCGGTATCTCCGTGATCGGCAAGATGCTGGCAAAGGCTGGTTTCCGGGTGGGCGTCATCGCCCAACCTGACATCCATTCACCCGCCGACATTACCCGCCTCGGAGAACCGCGCCTATTCTGGGGCGTTACCGGCGGCTGTATCGACAGCATGATAGCCAATTACACCTCGCTCAAGAAAAAACGCAAAAGCGACGACTACACGCCCGGCTGCCAGAACACCCGCCGCCCGGACCGCGCTTCGATCGTGTACACCAACCTGATCCGCCAGCATTTCAAAAAAACTGTCCCGATTGTCCTTGGCGGACTTGAAGCGAGCCTGCGGCGGGTGGCCCATTACGACTACTGGGACGACCGCGTCCGGGGCTCGATACTATTTGACGCCAAGGCCGACTATCTCCTCTACGGCATGGCCGAAAAAGCCGCCGTAGAACTGGCTGTTGCCCTCGACAGGGATAGCGATCCCCGCCGGGTCCGGGGATTGTGCTACATCTCCGTCGAGGCCGACATGCCCTTGGTACGTGAAAACTATCTTGAATTGCCGCCGCTCGACGTTGTTGAGAAGGATAAAACAGCCTTCACTGACATGTTCCACGCCTTTTACCGGAACAACGATCCCATTACCGCCAAAGGCCTCTATCAAAAACATGGCAATCGCTACCTTGTGCAAAACCCGCCACAACCTTCGATGACCCAGGCAGAACTCGATTCCGTATTTGCCGTCGGTTACGAACGCACCCAACACCCTTACTACGAACGTCAGGGCAAGGTCAAAGCCCTCGAAACGATCAAATTCTCGATACTGTCCCACCGCGGTTGTTATGGTGAATGCAATTTTTGCGCCATCGCCGTCCACGAAGGCCGCACCGTCCAGTGGCGGAGCGAGGAATCGATCCTCGCCGAGGCCCGGGAACTGACCAAATACCCGGATTTTACAGGCTATATCCGGGACGTCGGCGGCCCGACAGCCAACATGTACGGCTTCGAATGCGATCGAAAACTGAAAAAGGGAGTTTGCGTCGCCAAGCGCTGCCTCTTCCCTAATGTTTGCCCGACTCTTAAACCAGATCACTCCAAACAGATCGAGCTGCTTAAGAAACTTCGTAAAGTCCCCGGCATGAAAAAAGTGTTTGTCGCCTCCGGCATCCGGTATGACGCGGTTCTGGCTGATAACCAGTACGGCGAACCCTACCTCGAAGAAGTCGTCAGGCACCACGTCTCCGGACAGATGAAGGTGGCGCCGGAACACTCCGAGCCTTCTGTCCTCAAGACCATGGGCAAACCCGGAACGGAATCATTGCTCAATTTCAAGGCAAGTTTTGATCGGATCTCCAAAGCCGCCGGCAAAGCGCAGTTCCTGACCTACTACCTGATCGCCGCCCACCCCGGCTGCACCGCCGCGGACATGGGCAAATTGCAACAATTCACCGCCAAGAATTTGAGAATAAGCCCGGAGCAGGTACAGATATTCCTGCCCGCGCCGTCAACATACTCCAGCCTGATGTACTATACCGGCATCGATCCATTTATTGGCAAGAGCCTGTTTGTGGAAAAAGTGCTGCCAAAAAAAGAATTCCAGAAGCGGATCGTAACCGGAAACACCAACCCCCGGCGATAG
- a CDS encoding ATP-binding protein — MEHIRDILKKTATNTSKANTASSSSDKPGEAAMPECPLCRGARFVYARTPEGKPDYSKTLPCRCVDAALDLEKQRRLIDYSRLGMLRSLTFDNLLPEGRHGSPQHRAAFKQAYEAALAFAEDPKGFLVLSGSSGSGKTHLAAAITNRRIELGHTVLYRSAPDLLDDLKSGFTASAENPFPEVFEQVKNVPLLVIDDLGIQSETAWAREKLDQLVTYRFNHEMPTVLATSLPVEALDERLKTRLLDPRQARVLRLAGQGAADTDWPEGLALQRGMNFLSFDRERLNLPPEDRDNLSRAFQVASDFARAPEGWLILQGVTGCGKTHLASAIVNYRYQAGLPALFVVVPEFLDHLRSAFSPDAKVSYDELFDRVKTTSFLVLDDFGEQATTPWAQEKLYQVISYRYNARLPTVVTTRASLEQIEPAISSRFFDHQFSMVFNVTAPDYRGDASHSKNRRITPRVNRVNYKK, encoded by the coding sequence ATGGAACATATCAGAGATATCCTAAAGAAGACCGCGACAAATACATCAAAGGCAAATACGGCAAGTTCGTCCAGCGATAAACCTGGGGAAGCCGCCATGCCAGAGTGCCCGCTTTGCCGCGGCGCCCGCTTCGTCTATGCCCGGACGCCGGAAGGCAAGCCGGACTATTCGAAGACCCTACCCTGCCGCTGCGTCGATGCCGCCCTGGACCTGGAAAAGCAGCGCCGTCTGATCGATTATTCCCGGCTGGGGATGCTTCGCTCGCTGACCTTCGACAACCTGTTGCCCGAAGGCCGTCATGGCTCGCCCCAGCACCGTGCCGCCTTCAAGCAGGCTTACGAGGCGGCGCTGGCTTTCGCGGAAGATCCAAAGGGCTTCCTGGTGTTGAGCGGCTCTTCCGGTTCCGGCAAAACCCATCTGGCTGCCGCCATCACCAACCGGCGGATAGAATTGGGGCACACCGTCTTGTACCGCTCGGCGCCTGATCTCCTGGATGACCTGAAATCCGGATTTACCGCCAGCGCCGAAAACCCGTTTCCGGAGGTTTTCGAGCAGGTAAAAAACGTGCCTCTGCTGGTCATTGACGATCTTGGCATCCAGTCCGAGACCGCCTGGGCCAGGGAAAAGCTGGATCAGCTGGTCACCTACCGCTTCAACCACGAAATGCCCACCGTCCTGGCCACCTCCCTGCCGGTTGAAGCCCTCGACGAGCGCCTGAAAACCCGTTTGCTTGACCCGCGCCAGGCCAGGGTGTTGCGGTTGGCCGGCCAGGGCGCCGCCGATACGGATTGGCCGGAAGGCCTGGCCCTCCAGCGGGGCATGAATTTCCTGTCTTTCGATCGCGAGCGCCTCAACCTGCCCCCTGAAGACCGGGACAACCTGTCGCGCGCCTTCCAGGTGGCTTCCGACTTCGCCCGCGCCCCGGAAGGCTGGCTCATCCTCCAGGGAGTCACCGGCTGCGGCAAGACCCACCTGGCCTCGGCCATCGTCAATTATCGCTACCAGGCCGGGCTGCCCGCTTTGTTCGTCGTCGTACCGGAATTTCTGGACCACCTCAGGTCTGCCTTCTCGCCGGACGCCAAGGTCTCTTACGACGAGCTTTTCGACCGGGTGAAAACTACGTCGTTCCTCGTTCTGGATGACTTCGGTGAACAGGCGACAACACCCTGGGCTCAGGAAAAGCTCTACCAGGTCATTAGCTACCGCTACAATGCCCGCCTGCCTACTGTGGTGACCACCAGAGCCAGCCTGGAACAGATCGAACCGGCGATTTCGTCTCGCTTTTTCGACCACCAGTTCAGCATGGTCTTCAACGTCACCGCCCCCGATTACCGCGGCGACGCGTCGCACTCCAAGAACCGGCGGATAACACCCCGTGTCAATCGCGTAAATTATAAAAAATAG
- the plsX gene encoding phosphate acyltransferase PlsX: MRIAVDASGGDYAPYEIVKGAIKAAQSLKDKGVEIILIGKRPVLHVQAGKHLKKLNLSIVHAPQNIEFHEHPVEALKNKPKSSIVIGTMMVKEGTADAFVSAGSTGAMLCAAYLLLGKIEGIERPALGSIIKLTPHAPALLLDAGANADCRPQHLVEFARLGNIYSKYVIGVDKPRVALMSNGEEETKGNKLVIETHQMLKTVPGLNFIGNMEGHDLVHNKADVIVTDGFTGNVLIKAFEGLGDSIIKIRQVGQAVNSASHLRGRALLADVGMGHMVKGMDFREVGGACLLGVKGTIIVSHGRSRAKAMMNAILMAKRTVEQRIPQLIAEEVKENVSSVTV; the protein is encoded by the coding sequence ATGCGGATCGCTGTCGATGCCTCCGGCGGAGACTATGCCCCCTACGAAATCGTCAAAGGCGCCATCAAGGCTGCCCAGAGCCTCAAGGACAAGGGTGTTGAGATTATCCTTATCGGCAAACGGCCGGTCCTCCACGTCCAGGCCGGCAAGCACCTCAAGAAGTTGAACCTCTCTATCGTTCATGCCCCTCAGAACATCGAATTTCACGAGCACCCGGTCGAAGCCCTCAAGAACAAGCCCAAGTCATCCATTGTCATCGGCACGATGATGGTCAAGGAAGGCACAGCAGATGCTTTCGTTTCCGCCGGTTCCACCGGCGCCATGCTCTGCGCCGCCTACCTCCTGCTGGGCAAGATCGAAGGCATCGAGCGGCCGGCGCTCGGCAGCATCATCAAACTGACGCCCCACGCCCCGGCCCTCCTCCTGGACGCGGGAGCCAACGCCGATTGCCGCCCCCAGCACCTGGTGGAATTTGCCCGCCTGGGCAACATCTATTCCAAATATGTTATCGGCGTCGACAAACCGCGCGTCGCCCTGATGAGCAACGGTGAGGAAGAGACCAAGGGCAACAAGCTCGTCATCGAGACCCACCAGATGCTCAAGACCGTGCCCGGACTAAATTTCATCGGCAATATGGAAGGTCATGACCTGGTCCATAACAAAGCCGATGTCATCGTTACCGACGGCTTTACCGGAAACGTCCTGATCAAGGCCTTCGAGGGTCTGGGTGACTCCATCATCAAGATCCGCCAGGTCGGCCAGGCGGTTAACTCTGCTTCCCACCTGCGGGGCCGCGCCCTTCTGGCCGACGTCGGCATGGGCCACATGGTCAAGGGCATGGACTTCCGCGAAGTCGGCGGCGCCTGTCTCCTGGGAGTCAAGGGCACCATAATCGTGTCCCACGGCCGCTCTCGCGCCAAAGCCATGATGAACGCCATTTTAATGGCCAAGCGCACCGTTGAGCAGCGCATCCCCCAGCTTATCGCCGAGGAGGTAAAAGAGAATGTCAGCAGCGTCACGGTTTGA
- a CDS encoding DnaD domain-containing protein, with protein MKFTGFPEKFEFAAVPKPFLAYVLPAIDDLEELKATLVFFQLLYQKKGFPVWVTAAEVADSGSGFDEASAERSLNKAVARSVLMRLAVTVGGRATALYLLNDDKNREAARKIIGGDIKIKDLAPSPASELPPVPELPDIFSLYEQNVGLLTPMIADELKEALKLYPEAWIKDAIKEAVSLNKRSWRYISKILDNWNAGGRDDGTYQRYPKEDRDKYIKGKYGKFVQR; from the coding sequence ATGAAATTCACCGGCTTCCCTGAAAAATTCGAATTCGCCGCGGTGCCCAAGCCCTTCCTGGCTTACGTACTGCCGGCGATTGATGACCTTGAAGAACTCAAGGCCACCCTGGTGTTCTTCCAGCTCTTGTACCAGAAGAAAGGTTTCCCGGTGTGGGTAACCGCCGCGGAGGTAGCTGATTCCGGTTCTGGCTTCGATGAAGCCTCGGCTGAACGCTCTCTGAACAAGGCTGTAGCTCGGAGCGTCCTGATGCGCCTGGCGGTGACCGTGGGTGGGCGGGCAACCGCCCTGTACCTGCTGAACGATGACAAAAACCGGGAAGCGGCGCGAAAGATCATCGGCGGCGACATCAAAATCAAGGACCTGGCGCCATCGCCGGCATCCGAGTTGCCTCCGGTCCCGGAGCTTCCCGACATCTTTTCGCTCTACGAGCAGAACGTCGGCCTGCTGACTCCGATGATTGCCGATGAGTTGAAGGAAGCCCTGAAACTCTACCCGGAAGCCTGGATCAAGGACGCCATCAAGGAAGCCGTCAGCCTCAATAAGCGGAGCTGGCGATACATCAGCAAAATATTGGATAATTGGAACGCCGGCGGCAGAGACGATGGAACATATCAGAGATATCCTAAAGAAGACCGCGACAAATACATCAAAGGCAAATACGGCAAGTTCGTCCAGCGATAA
- the dnaB gene encoding replicative DNA helicase codes for METRLPPFDPAAEEAVNGSLLIDDKVIYDLAPFLKPQDFYTEPGRLVYEAALTLFQRGEPIDQITVAQELERQQRLERIGGAAYIAHLLSVVPTSLDAVYYANIVSNLSISRQLIVAGTQIANLGYTPDPDPTAAIAKAETFLFKVRSERSSQDFIHIKNILDKYLEPVQLKEQLESVPTGFYGLNDYIGGMKRGDLIIVAGRPSMGKTSLGLNIARNSAVDHHACVAMFSLEMSSESLVQRLLSSEAGINTRYFQPGLATPEDENRIMHAIGNLSEAPIFIDDSPQLRVSELRAKAQRLNFEHKLDLLIVDYLQLLQGESASGRDNRVQEISYISRSLKGIARELNVPVVALSQLSRAVEWRSTHVPQLSDLRESGSIEQDADIVIFIYRDEVYFKEEEWAAQFPDKEYPREIADIIIAKHRNGPTGTVKVRFRHALTKFENLESITEIA; via the coding sequence GTGGAAACCAGGCTGCCGCCTTTCGATCCGGCCGCTGAAGAAGCGGTCAACGGTTCGTTGTTGATCGACGATAAGGTCATCTACGATCTGGCGCCTTTCCTGAAACCGCAGGATTTCTACACCGAACCGGGACGGCTGGTATACGAAGCCGCCTTGACCCTGTTTCAGCGGGGCGAACCCATCGACCAGATAACCGTCGCCCAGGAACTTGAGCGCCAGCAGCGGCTGGAGCGCATCGGCGGCGCCGCCTATATCGCCCACCTCCTGAGCGTCGTCCCCACCTCCCTGGACGCCGTCTACTACGCCAATATCGTCAGCAACCTGTCGATCTCGCGCCAACTTATCGTCGCCGGCACCCAGATCGCCAACCTGGGCTACACCCCGGATCCAGATCCCACCGCCGCCATCGCCAAAGCCGAGACCTTCCTGTTCAAGGTCAGAAGCGAGCGCTCGTCCCAGGACTTCATCCACATCAAGAATATCCTTGATAAGTACCTTGAACCGGTCCAGCTTAAAGAACAACTGGAGAGCGTTCCCACGGGCTTCTATGGCTTGAACGACTACATCGGCGGCATGAAACGCGGCGACCTCATCATCGTTGCCGGCCGGCCTTCCATGGGCAAGACTTCGCTCGGTCTCAATATCGCCCGCAATTCGGCGGTGGACCACCACGCCTGTGTCGCCATGTTCTCCCTGGAAATGTCGTCGGAATCGCTCGTTCAGCGGTTGCTTTCTTCGGAAGCCGGCATCAACACCCGTTATTTCCAGCCGGGCCTGGCGACGCCGGAGGATGAAAACCGCATTATGCACGCCATCGGCAACCTCTCCGAAGCGCCGATCTTTATCGATGACAGCCCCCAGCTCAGGGTCTCGGAACTGCGGGCCAAAGCCCAGCGGCTGAACTTCGAACACAAGCTCGATCTCCTCATCGTTGACTACCTGCAACTCCTCCAGGGCGAATCGGCCTCGGGGCGTGACAACCGCGTCCAGGAAATTTCATACATTTCCCGCTCGCTCAAGGGCATCGCCCGCGAACTCAACGTCCCGGTCGTCGCTCTTTCCCAGCTTTCCCGCGCCGTTGAATGGCGTTCCACCCACGTTCCCCAGCTTTCCGACCTCCGTGAAAGCGGCTCCATCGAGCAGGACGCCGATATCGTGATTTTCATTTATAGGGATGAAGTCTATTTCAAGGAAGAGGAATGGGCGGCCCAGTTCCCGGACAAAGAATACCCGCGCGAGATCGCCGACATCATCATCGCCAAGCACCGCAACGGCCCGACGGGCACCGTCAAAGTGCGCTTCCGCCACGCCCTCACCAAGTTCGAGAATCTGGAGTCTATCACCGAAATCGCATAG
- the trxB gene encoding thioredoxin-disulfide reductase, whose translation MSAASRFDVIIVGGGPAGLTAALYSARAKMKTLLIEGSAIGGRMAEAWEIENYPGFTEAIHGYDLGQKMFEQANKFGVEHAQTSVIGIKIDGTDKTVTTGIGDYIAPAVIIAGGSERRKLGVPGEKELTGRGVSFCATCDGPFFRDKVVAVIGGGNGALNEATHISHFASKVYVIHRRDSMRATKVLQDKAFADPKISFIWDTEVKAVEGADAVERLKLKNVKTGAESVLELQGVFIAVGLVPNTDYLKGLVDIDPYGAVITNDKMETNSPGIYAAGDVRANSVRQVVTAAGDGATAAIYAQKYISEK comes from the coding sequence ATGTCAGCAGCGTCACGGTTTGACGTCATAATTGTAGGCGGCGGACCTGCCGGTCTGACCGCGGCTCTATATTCCGCCCGCGCCAAGATGAAAACGCTGCTTATCGAAGGCAGCGCTATCGGCGGCCGCATGGCCGAGGCCTGGGAGATCGAGAACTATCCCGGCTTTACCGAGGCGATTCACGGCTATGACCTTGGCCAGAAGATGTTCGAACAGGCCAACAAGTTCGGCGTCGAGCATGCCCAAACCAGCGTCATCGGGATTAAAATCGATGGTACCGACAAAACTGTAACAACCGGCATTGGAGATTATATCGCCCCCGCGGTCATCATCGCCGGCGGTTCGGAGCGCCGGAAGCTAGGCGTTCCCGGCGAAAAGGAACTCACCGGCCGCGGCGTCTCCTTCTGCGCCACCTGCGACGGCCCCTTTTTCCGGGACAAAGTCGTCGCCGTCATCGGCGGCGGCAATGGCGCGCTGAACGAGGCCACCCACATCAGCCATTTCGCCAGTAAGGTTTACGTCATCCACCGCCGGGACTCGATGAGGGCCACGAAGGTCCTCCAGGACAAGGCCTTCGCCGATCCCAAGATTTCCTTCATCTGGGACACCGAGGTGAAGGCGGTCGAAGGCGCGGATGCCGTCGAACGGCTGAAACTTAAAAACGTGAAGACCGGCGCCGAATCGGTGCTGGAACTCCAGGGCGTTTTCATCGCGGTGGGACTGGTGCCGAACACGGATTATTTGAAAGGTCTTGTCGACATCGATCCTTACGGCGCGGTGATCACCAACGACAAGATGGAAACCAACTCCCCCGGCATCTATGCTGCCGGCGATGTCCGCGCCAACTCGGTCCGCCAAGTGGTAACCGCCGCCGGCGACGGGGCGACGGCAGCCATTTACGCCCAAAAGTACATTTCCGAGAAATAA
- a CDS encoding M20 family metallopeptidase, which translates to MKTDLSSLKTAVKESIDSQAAALKKIALGIHDNPELGFHEKQAAKWLTDHLVQNGFTVEMGIADLPTAWKATYGSGKPVIAFVGEYDALPEVGHACGHNLIGTASVGAAVAAKILADKFGGTIVMIGTPAEELYGGKIPMVKKGIFNGLDAAMLVHPGSESIAMTQALAVVTLYVEYFGREAHASAHPEQGINALDAMVIGYNAVAALRQHIRSSARIHGVISDGGKAANVVPGHSAGNFLVRAMDLKYLEELKERVLNCFRAGALATGAELSYHWDEHAYEPLKANVKLAQLFTNNIQSLGRDIALEDPSYEFGSTDMGNVSQVAPALHGFLAIAPKDVSGHTKEFAMYAASDEGIKAMLDAAAGMAMTAADLLSSPEILARVKAEFEKSF; encoded by the coding sequence ATGAAAACTGATCTCTCCTCCCTGAAAACAGCCGTCAAAGAATCGATTGATTCCCAGGCTGCCGCCCTTAAAAAGATCGCTCTCGGTATTCACGATAATCCCGAATTGGGTTTTCATGAAAAACAAGCTGCCAAATGGCTTACCGACCACCTGGTACAGAACGGTTTTACGGTGGAAATGGGCATCGCCGACCTGCCCACTGCCTGGAAAGCCACCTACGGGTCCGGCAAGCCGGTCATCGCCTTCGTCGGCGAATACGACGCCCTGCCGGAGGTAGGCCACGCCTGCGGCCACAACCTAATCGGAACAGCTTCAGTGGGTGCCGCCGTTGCTGCGAAGATATTGGCGGATAAGTTCGGCGGCACTATCGTTATGATCGGCACCCCGGCCGAGGAGCTTTACGGCGGCAAGATCCCCATGGTCAAAAAGGGCATTTTCAACGGATTGGACGCCGCCATGCTTGTCCATCCAGGTTCTGAATCTATCGCCATGACCCAGGCTCTGGCGGTTGTGACTCTTTATGTCGAATATTTCGGCCGTGAAGCCCATGCCTCCGCTCATCCGGAACAAGGCATCAACGCCCTCGATGCAATGGTCATCGGTTATAATGCCGTCGCAGCCTTGCGGCAACATATTCGTTCATCGGCACGCATTCATGGCGTGATCTCCGACGGAGGCAAAGCAGCGAATGTTGTGCCGGGACACTCCGCCGGGAATTTTTTGGTCCGCGCGATGGACCTGAAATACCTTGAGGAGTTGAAGGAACGGGTACTCAACTGCTTCCGTGCCGGCGCGCTGGCAACCGGCGCCGAGCTTTCCTATCATTGGGACGAGCACGCCTATGAGCCTTTGAAAGCAAACGTCAAACTGGCACAACTTTTTACCAACAATATTCAGAGTCTGGGCCGCGATATCGCCCTTGAGGACCCGTCATACGAGTTCGGCTCCACCGATATGGGTAACGTCAGCCAGGTCGCTCCCGCTCTCCATGGCTTCCTGGCAATCGCGCCGAAAGATGTTTCCGGCCACACCAAAGAATTTGCCATGTACGCGGCGTCGGATGAGGGCATCAAAGCCATGCTGGACGCCGCCGCCGGAATGGCCATGACCGCCGCCGACCTTTTGTCCAGTCCTGAGATACTGGCCAGGGTTAAGGCTGAATTCGAGAAATCGTTCTAA
- a CDS encoding acyl-CoA dehydratase activase gives MTCIFLGLDAGSVSTKAVALSENCDILASAYLPTAADPLAASRQVLAQIKSSINGEILGIAVTGSARELVGEKLEATIVKNEITCQALAAAHLVPTARTVIEIGGQDSKLIVLRDGLVNDFAMNTICAAGTGSFLEHQARRLNLTMEEFASEALLSIQPIKVTGRCTVFAESDMVHAQQTGAKRPDIIYGLCLALVRNFLADAGRNRQIEPPVVFQGGVAKNKGMVRAFREMLSFEITVPPSPELSGALGAALLLKRDLTHNMNRHFQGTAGLDSGR, from the coding sequence ATGACCTGTATATTTCTCGGCCTTGACGCCGGTTCCGTTTCCACAAAGGCAGTTGCCCTATCGGAAAATTGCGATATATTAGCCTCCGCCTACCTCCCCACCGCCGCCGACCCCCTGGCGGCATCGCGGCAGGTCCTTGCTCAAATTAAATCATCGATAAACGGCGAAATTCTTGGGATTGCCGTCACCGGCAGCGCCAGGGAACTCGTCGGCGAAAAACTTGAGGCGACAATCGTCAAAAATGAGATCACCTGCCAGGCGCTGGCCGCCGCCCATCTCGTCCCCACCGCCCGAACGGTCATCGAGATCGGCGGACAGGACTCGAAACTGATCGTCCTCCGCGATGGCCTGGTAAACGATTTCGCCATGAACACCATCTGCGCCGCAGGCACCGGCAGCTTCCTGGAGCACCAGGCGCGGCGACTGAACCTCACGATGGAAGAATTCGCCTCCGAGGCTCTACTGAGCATCCAACCGATCAAGGTTACCGGCCGCTGCACCGTTTTTGCCGAATCCGATATGGTCCACGCCCAGCAGACCGGAGCCAAACGCCCGGACATAATCTACGGGCTTTGCCTGGCCCTCGTTCGCAACTTCCTGGCCGACGCCGGACGCAATCGCCAGATCGAACCCCCCGTCGTTTTTCAGGGCGGAGTCGCCAAAAACAAGGGCATGGTAAGGGCGTTTCGAGAGATGCTCAGCTTTGAAATAACCGTACCGCCAAGTCCCGAGCTCTCCGGAGCGCTGGGCGCCGCCTTGCTACTAAAGAGGGACTTGACGCATAATATGAACCGGCATTTTCAGGGAACAGCAGGTCTGGACTCAGGCCGCTGA
- a CDS encoding flavodoxin family protein gives MKVLLVNGSPHPHGCTYTALEEVAKALNTEGIDTQIFQIGTEPISGCIACKTCAKKGRCNFDDCVNDFMDLAQGADGFIFGSPVHYAASSGAITSFMDRAFYSDSNAGRKSFYLKPAAAVVSARRAGTTSAFDQINKYFTIAEMPVISSQYWNIVHGTVPEDVKKDLEGLQTMRVLGRNMAWFLKCKEAGIKAGIPFPLKEPKVRTNFIQ, from the coding sequence ATGAAAGTTCTGTTAGTCAACGGCAGTCCCCACCCCCATGGCTGCACCTACACCGCCCTTGAAGAGGTAGCGAAGGCTCTGAACACCGAGGGCATCGACACTCAGATTTTCCAGATCGGCACCGAACCGATATCGGGTTGTATCGCCTGCAAGACCTGCGCCAAAAAAGGGCGCTGCAATTTTGATGACTGCGTCAATGATTTTATGGATCTGGCACAGGGCGCCGATGGCTTTATTTTCGGCTCTCCGGTGCACTACGCTGCTTCCAGCGGAGCGATTACCTCTTTCATGGACCGGGCCTTTTATTCCGATTCGAACGCTGGAAGGAAATCGTTTTATTTGAAGCCAGCTGCCGCGGTCGTCTCAGCAAGGAGGGCAGGGACCACCTCTGCCTTCGATCAAATAAACAAATACTTCACCATAGCCGAGATGCCGGTGATCTCATCCCAGTACTGGAATATCGTTCACGGCACTGTGCCGGAAGATGTAAAAAAGGATCTGGAAGGCTTGCAGACTATGAGGGTACTGGGCAGAAATATGGCCTGGTTCCTCAAGTGCAAAGAAGCTGGAATAAAGGCAGGCATTCCCTTCCCCTTGAAGGAGCCAAAGGTTCGCACCAATTTTATCCAGTAG